From the genome of Pseudomonas sp. TMP9, one region includes:
- the ubiX gene encoding flavin prenyltransferase UbiX — translation MSGPERITLAMTGASGAQYGLRLLDCLVREDREVHFLISKAAQLVLATETDVTLPAKPQAMQAFLNEYTGAVPGQIRVYGKEDWMAPAASGSGAPAAMVVVPCSTGSLSAIANGACNNLIERAADVVLKERRQLILVPREAPFSSIHLENMLKLSNMGAIILPAAPGFYHQPQTIDDLIDFVVARILNCLGVPQDMLPRWGEHHQITPDE, via the coding sequence ATGAGCGGTCCAGAACGAATTACCTTAGCCATGACCGGCGCCTCAGGCGCGCAATATGGCTTACGCCTGCTCGACTGTTTGGTGCGCGAAGACCGCGAGGTGCACTTTTTAATTTCCAAGGCCGCACAATTGGTTTTGGCCACCGAAACCGATGTGACCTTGCCGGCTAAACCACAGGCCATGCAGGCGTTTTTGAATGAATACACCGGCGCGGTGCCCGGGCAGATTCGCGTGTACGGCAAGGAAGATTGGATGGCCCCGGCGGCTTCGGGCTCCGGCGCCCCTGCGGCGATGGTGGTGGTGCCGTGCAGCACCGGCTCGTTGTCGGCGATTGCCAATGGCGCCTGCAATAACCTGATTGAGCGCGCGGCGGATGTGGTGTTGAAAGAGCGCCGCCAGCTGATTCTGGTGCCGCGTGAGGCGCCGTTTTCCAGTATTCACCTGGAGAACATGCTCAAGCTGTCGAACATGGGTGCGATTATCCTGCCGGCGGCGCCGGGCTTCTATCACCAGCCACAGACGATTGATGACCTGATCGATTTTGTCGTGGCGCGCATTCTCAACTGCCTCGGCGTACCGCAAGACATGCTGCCGCGCTGGGGTGAGCATCATCAGATCACCCCCGATGAATAA
- a CDS encoding YceK/YidQ family lipoprotein gives MNKPVWRAVTAVLVGLTLSGCATVRTLDAAKPGAPVVYAGTRLDWYALQGGCCATDRFGAEAPAYPAVDLPASALLDTLLLPLSLAAAMGFTLGVSGGF, from the coding sequence ATGAATAAGCCTGTGTGGCGGGCTGTTACAGCTGTGTTGGTGGGCCTGACCCTCAGCGGCTGCGCTACTGTGCGCACTCTGGACGCCGCCAAGCCGGGCGCGCCGGTGGTGTATGCCGGTACACGTTTGGACTGGTATGCCTTGCAAGGTGGCTGCTGCGCCACTGACCGTTTTGGCGCTGAGGCACCGGCTTACCCGGCGGTGGATTTACCCGCCAGCGCGTTGCTCGACACACTCTTATTACCGCTGTCTTTAGCCGCCGCCATGGGCTTTACCCTAGGCGTTAGCGGCGGCTTTTGA
- a CDS encoding MBL fold metallo-hydrolase — translation MRTLTTLTGNSQKLDGGAMFGNAPKALWQRWMKPDELNRIDLGCRALLVQEEGRNILVETGIGAFFSPDMKQRFGVQEERHVLLDSLAAAGLSDADIDIVVLTHLHFDHAGGLLAAWEEGQPARLLFPNAQYITGQRQWQRACQPHARDRASYIPELLTLLEASGRLHLVAETAQCDLLGADWRLHWSDGHTPGQLIPEVAMPDGPVVFPADLIPGAPWVHLPITMGYDRFPEGLIEEKETLLADLCARNGRLVFTHDPATAMGRVSCDEKGRYGLQDSLSEARHLAR, via the coding sequence ATGCGAACCCTGACGACCCTGACCGGCAATAGCCAAAAACTCGATGGCGGCGCCATGTTTGGCAATGCGCCCAAGGCACTCTGGCAACGCTGGATGAAGCCGGACGAACTGAACCGTATCGACCTCGGTTGCCGCGCCCTGCTGGTGCAGGAAGAGGGCCGCAATATCTTGGTTGAAACCGGTATTGGCGCCTTTTTCAGCCCGGACATGAAACAGCGTTTCGGTGTGCAGGAAGAGCGTCATGTACTGCTCGACAGCTTGGCAGCGGCCGGCTTGAGCGATGCGGATATCGACATTGTAGTGCTCACCCACCTGCACTTCGACCATGCCGGCGGCCTGCTTGCCGCCTGGGAAGAAGGCCAACCGGCGCGCCTGTTATTCCCCAACGCGCAGTACATCACCGGCCAGCGTCAATGGCAGCGCGCCTGCCAGCCCCACGCCCGCGACCGCGCCTCTTATATCCCTGAGTTGCTGACGCTGCTGGAAGCCAGCGGGCGTCTGCATCTGGTGGCGGAAACCGCGCAGTGCGACCTGCTGGGCGCAGATTGGCGCCTGCACTGGAGCGATGGCCACACCCCCGGCCAGTTGATCCCCGAAGTGGCCATGCCCGATGGCCCGGTGGTGTTTCCCGCCGACCTGATCCCTGGCGCACCGTGGGTGCACCTGCCGATCACCATGGGCTACGACCGCTTCCCCGAAGGCTTGATTGAAGAGAAAGAAACCCTGCTCGCCGACCTCTGCGCCCGCAACGGCCGCTTGGTCTTCACCCACGACCCAGCCACCGCCATGGGCCGCGTCAGCTGCGATGAAAAAGGCCGCTATGGCTTGCAAGACAGTTTATCTGAAGCCCGCCATCTGGCCCGTTAA
- a CDS encoding acyl-CoA dehydrogenase C-terminal domain-containing protein: MPDYNAPLRDLRFVLHEVFDAPSLWARLPALAETVDAATADAILEEAAKVTGSLIAPLNRSGDEEGAQWLGGDVSTPAGFKEAYATYIEGGWVGLAGNPVYGGMGMPKMLAVAFEEMLYAAGSSFALYSALSSGACLAIDAHASEALKNTYLPPMYEGRWAGSMCLTEAHAGTDLGLIRTKAEPQADGSYQVSGSKIFITGGEQDLTENIIHLVLAKLPDAPAGARGISLFLVPKVLVDTDGSLAARNAVSCGSIEHKMGIKASATCVMNFDGATGYLIGEPNKGLAAMFTMMNYERLSIGIQGIGCAEASYQAARDYARERLQSRSASGPEAQEKAADPIIVHADVRRMLLTMKALTEGGRAFACYVGQQLDLSKFSDNVAEQQSAETLVALLTPVAKAFFTDTGLDSCIHGQQVFGGHGYIREWGQEQLVRDVRIAQIYEGTNGIQALDLLGRKVIGNGGVALRQFTQEIRRFAEQPNAPYAATLLDAVERLERTSCWLQERAAGNPHETGAASVEYLHLFGYTAYAWMWARMVAVAQAARSEDEAFYSAKLATAAFYFARLLPRILTLEASIRAGSAPLYGLHAEQF; this comes from the coding sequence ATGCCTGACTACAACGCCCCGCTGCGCGACCTGCGCTTTGTTCTGCATGAAGTGTTCGACGCCCCCAGCCTATGGGCACGTCTGCCGGCGCTGGCCGAAACAGTCGATGCGGCAACCGCCGATGCCATTCTGGAGGAAGCCGCCAAGGTCACTGGCAGCCTAATCGCCCCGCTCAACCGCAGTGGCGATGAAGAAGGTGCGCAGTGGCTGGGCGGCGATGTAAGCACCCCGGCTGGCTTCAAAGAGGCGTATGCCACCTACATTGAAGGCGGCTGGGTAGGCTTGGCCGGCAACCCCGTTTACGGCGGCATGGGCATGCCCAAAATGCTCGCCGTGGCGTTTGAAGAGATGCTCTACGCCGCCGGCTCCAGCTTCGCCCTGTATTCGGCGCTGAGCTCCGGCGCGTGCCTGGCCATCGACGCCCACGCCAGTGAAGCACTGAAAAACACCTACCTGCCGCCCATGTACGAAGGCCGCTGGGCCGGCTCCATGTGCCTGACCGAAGCCCATGCCGGCACCGACTTGGGGCTGATCCGCACCAAGGCCGAACCGCAAGCCGATGGCAGTTATCAGGTCAGCGGCAGCAAGATCTTTATCACCGGCGGCGAGCAGGACCTCACCGAAAACATCATCCACCTGGTGCTGGCCAAGCTGCCCGACGCCCCGGCAGGCGCACGTGGCATCTCGTTGTTTCTGGTGCCCAAGGTGCTGGTCGATACCGACGGCAGCCTGGCCGCGCGTAACGCCGTGAGCTGTGGCTCGATCGAACACAAGATGGGCATCAAGGCCTCGGCCACGTGCGTGATGAACTTCGACGGTGCCACCGGCTACCTGATCGGCGAGCCGAACAAAGGCCTGGCGGCGATGTTCACCATGATGAACTACGAGCGCCTGTCCATCGGCATTCAGGGTATTGGTTGCGCCGAGGCGTCTTACCAGGCGGCCCGTGATTACGCCCGTGAGCGCCTGCAAAGCCGTTCCGCCAGTGGCCCAGAAGCCCAGGAAAAAGCCGCCGACCCGATCATCGTGCACGCCGATGTGCGACGCATGCTGCTGACCATGAAGGCCCTCACTGAAGGCGGCCGCGCGTTTGCCTGCTACGTCGGCCAGCAGCTCGACCTGAGTAAATTCAGCGATAACGTGGCCGAACAACAGAGCGCCGAGACGTTGGTGGCCCTGCTGACGCCGGTGGCCAAGGCATTTTTCACCGACACCGGGCTGGACAGCTGCATCCACGGCCAGCAGGTGTTCGGCGGCCACGGTTACATCCGCGAATGGGGCCAGGAGCAATTAGTGCGTGACGTGCGCATCGCGCAAATCTACGAAGGCACCAACGGCATCCAGGCCCTCGATTTGCTCGGGCGTAAAGTCATTGGTAACGGCGGCGTGGCGCTGCGCCAGTTCACCCAGGAGATTCGCCGCTTCGCCGAACAACCCAACGCGCCATATGCCGCCACTCTGCTGGATGCTGTTGAGCGCCTGGAGCGCACCAGCTGCTGGCTGCAGGAACGTGCCGCAGGCAACCCGCACGAAACCGGCGCAGCGTCGGTGGAGTACCTGCACCTGTTCGGCTACACCGCTTACGCCTGGATGTGGGCGCGCATGGTCGCCGTGGCGCAGGCCGCGCGCAGCGAAGACGAAGCGTTTTACAGCGCCAAGCTGGCCACCGCCGCGTTCTACTTCGCCCGCCTACTGCCCCGCATCCTGACCCTGGAAGCCAGCATTCGCGCCGGCAGCGCGCCGCTGTATGGCCTGCACGCCGAGCAATTTTAA
- a CDS encoding solute carrier family 23 protein, which produces MQIFKRRDGEEQPFWKAGPFKVRLPFVHYRWETAEMLQALIMFVVSLAMIPLLEKYLGLPYDVALAYVVVCGVGFMLPALLGVPFVPGWITPGIPVVLLFLGNFKPGPEAIQALFALQFLVFVIFLFLGVTRLGSTLVKLIPNSMKGGIIIGAGIAALMGEISTGGRLANTPISLVLGSLICLYLMFSVSFKSLTERVPLARKIVNYGMVPGMLIAIFIGIAVGEYKMPDVKFGITAPAFAEMWNYLPFSVGFPGLDVFLLAVPTAVIAYVIAFGDIIVGQSLMQRADELRTDEVIENNIDRVHLVTALRNALHAFFAPYPGLAGPLWTAVAATMAERYKYGRKAMDSIYSGAGTFWITGFIALFALPLVSFFQPVLPIALSLTLILTGYICLMVGFEQLSNNTERGVAGTMGVVLAVYGAGWGLAAGAALYILVERTHLLTFTSSKAPAKDTPEAE; this is translated from the coding sequence ATGCAAATTTTCAAGCGTCGCGACGGCGAAGAGCAGCCGTTCTGGAAAGCCGGCCCCTTTAAGGTCCGCCTGCCCTTCGTGCACTACCGCTGGGAAACCGCGGAGATGCTGCAAGCGTTGATCATGTTCGTGGTCAGCCTGGCGATGATCCCGCTGCTGGAAAAATACCTCGGCCTGCCCTATGACGTGGCCCTCGCCTACGTCGTGGTGTGTGGTGTCGGCTTTATGCTGCCGGCGCTGCTCGGTGTGCCCTTCGTGCCCGGCTGGATCACCCCGGGCATTCCGGTGGTGTTGCTGTTTCTCGGCAATTTCAAACCGGGCCCTGAAGCCATTCAGGCGCTGTTTGCCCTGCAATTTCTGGTCTTCGTGATCTTCCTGTTCCTCGGCGTCACGCGCCTGGGCAGCACCCTGGTGAAGCTGATTCCCAACTCGATGAAGGGCGGCATCATCATCGGCGCGGGTATTGCTGCACTGATGGGCGAAATTTCCACCGGTGGTCGCCTGGCCAATACGCCAATCTCCTTGGTGCTGGGCAGCCTGATCTGCCTGTACTTGATGTTTTCGGTGTCGTTCAAAAGCCTCACCGAGCGCGTGCCGCTGGCGCGCAAAATCGTCAACTACGGCATGGTGCCGGGTATGTTGATTGCGATTTTCATCGGCATTGCCGTGGGCGAATACAAGATGCCTGATGTGAAATTCGGCATCACCGCGCCGGCCTTCGCCGAGATGTGGAACTACCTGCCGTTCAGCGTTGGCTTCCCAGGTTTGGATGTGTTCCTGCTGGCCGTGCCCACGGCGGTCATCGCTTATGTCATCGCGTTTGGCGACATCATCGTCGGCCAGTCGCTGATGCAGCGCGCCGATGAACTGCGCACCGACGAAGTAATCGAGAACAACATCGACCGCGTGCATTTGGTCACTGCCCTGCGCAACGCCCTGCATGCCTTCTTCGCGCCGTATCCAGGTTTGGCAGGGCCGCTGTGGACCGCCGTAGCCGCCACCATGGCCGAGCGTTACAAGTACGGCCGCAAAGCCATGGACTCGATCTACAGCGGCGCGGGCACCTTTTGGATCACCGGCTTTATCGCCCTGTTCGCCCTGCCGCTGGTGAGCTTCTTCCAGCCGGTACTGCCGATTGCCCTGTCGCTGACGCTGATCCTCACCGGCTATATCTGCCTGATGGTCGGCTTTGAACAGCTGAGCAACAACACCGAGCGCGGCGTAGCCGGCACCATGGGTGTGGTGTTGGCCGTCTATGGTGCAGGCTGGGGCTTAGCGGCCGGTGCGGCGCTGTATATTTTGGTTGAGCGTACTCACCTGCTCACATTCACCAGCAGCAAAGCGCCGGCCAAAGACACCCCTGAAGCCGAGTGA
- a CDS encoding acyl-CoA synthetase, translating to MSIYEQGLAPNAVNHMALSPLSFIERTAHVYPHYPAVVHGSIRRDWSETYTRCRRLASALAGRGIGKGDTVAVMLPNIPQMLEAHFGVPMIGAVLNPLNVRLDAEAIAFMLQHGEAKVLITDREFYDVIHAAVGMLDHPPLVIDVDDPEYGEGQAVSDLDYEAFLAEGDPQFAWQWPADEWQAISLNYTSGTTGNPKGVVYHHRGAYLNSLGNQMTWAMGNHPVYLWTLPMFHCNGWCYPWTITALAGVHVFLRRVDPAKILTLIRSEQVTHLCGAPIVLNALVNMPAEAKAAIDHPVKAMVAGAAPPAKVIGAVEEMGIHVTHVYGLTEVYGPVTLCAWHAEWDALPLDERVVIKARQGVRYPTLEGMMVADPKTLEPTPRDGETIGEIFMRGNTVMKGYLKNPSATAEAFAGDWFHTGDLAVCHPDGYVEIRDRLKDIIISGGENISTIEVEGVLYRHPAVLEAAVVARPDEKWGETPCAFITLKADQRQVSEADVISFCRDHLAGFKVPKTVVFTQLPKTSTGKIQKFVLRDMAKAL from the coding sequence ATGTCGATCTATGAACAGGGCCTTGCGCCTAACGCCGTCAACCACATGGCCCTTTCGCCGCTGAGCTTTATCGAACGCACCGCCCATGTTTACCCGCACTACCCCGCCGTGGTGCATGGCTCGATCCGTCGTGATTGGAGTGAGACCTATACGCGCTGCCGGCGCTTAGCCTCGGCATTGGCCGGCCGTGGTATTGGCAAGGGCGACACCGTGGCGGTGATGCTGCCGAACATTCCGCAAATGCTTGAAGCGCACTTTGGCGTGCCGATGATCGGCGCGGTGCTCAACCCCCTCAACGTGCGCCTGGATGCTGAAGCTATCGCCTTTATGCTGCAGCACGGCGAAGCCAAAGTACTGATCACTGACCGCGAATTTTATGACGTGATCCACGCCGCTGTCGGCATGCTCGATCACCCGCCGCTGGTCATTGATGTCGATGACCCCGAGTACGGCGAAGGCCAAGCCGTCAGCGACCTCGATTACGAGGCCTTTCTCGCCGAAGGCGACCCGCAGTTTGCCTGGCAGTGGCCAGCGGATGAGTGGCAGGCAATTAGCCTTAACTACACCTCCGGCACCACCGGCAACCCCAAGGGCGTGGTCTACCACCACCGCGGTGCCTACCTGAACTCGCTGGGCAACCAGATGACCTGGGCAATGGGCAACCACCCGGTGTACCTGTGGACGTTGCCGATGTTCCATTGCAACGGCTGGTGCTACCCCTGGACCATCACGGCCTTGGCCGGCGTGCATGTGTTTTTGCGCCGGGTCGACCCGGCAAAAATCCTTACCCTGATCCGCAGCGAGCAGGTCACCCACCTGTGCGGCGCACCGATTGTGCTGAATGCCTTGGTTAATATGCCGGCCGAGGCCAAAGCGGCTATCGATCACCCGGTTAAAGCCATGGTGGCCGGCGCTGCGCCACCGGCCAAGGTGATTGGTGCGGTGGAGGAAATGGGCATCCACGTGACTCACGTTTACGGCCTGACCGAGGTCTATGGCCCGGTAACGCTGTGCGCCTGGCACGCCGAATGGGATGCGTTGCCGCTCGATGAGCGCGTCGTCATCAAGGCCCGCCAAGGCGTGCGCTACCCGACACTGGAAGGGATGATGGTGGCCGACCCGAAAACCCTTGAGCCAACCCCGCGTGATGGCGAAACCATCGGCGAAATCTTTATGCGCGGCAACACCGTGATGAAGGGCTACCTGAAAAACCCCAGCGCCACCGCTGAAGCCTTTGCCGGCGATTGGTTTCACACCGGCGACTTGGCCGTGTGCCACCCCGATGGCTACGTGGAAATCCGCGACCGCCTGAAAGACATCATCATTTCCGGTGGCGAGAACATCTCCACCATCGAGGTCGAGGGCGTGCTGTATCGCCACCCTGCCGTTTTGGAAGCCGCCGTAGTGGCGCGCCCGGACGAAAAATGGGGCGAAACACCCTGCGCCTTTATCACCCTCAAGGCCGACCAGCGGCAGGTGAGCGAAGCGGATGTGATCAGCTTCTGTCGCGACCACCTGGCCGGTTTTAAGGTGCCCAAGACCGTGGTCTTCACCCAGCTGCCGAAAACCAGCACCGGCAAGATCCAGAAATTCGTCCTGCGCGACATGGCCAAGGCCCTCTGA
- a CDS encoding PAS domain S-box protein → MNEISVQLHSWLRMQRECLPLAVRADALLRALQACPEVRQAFYMRWQASTATYSHEGSAAHLPPGFGDPLDASDQLLFARLQEQPRLDFTALRQQPCWLAGRVRRAGLNHGQALAVALDDDQSGVLLIELHEQVSSDWLGLVHALLLALLASLPQQARGSLLLGSDPQPSLLLDIEARPLQLNAAMQALLGERSLAVLTDLLPVNAAQLVRACLQQGRAIEAVEAQHVGQVLMWTFVPDAAEQQVLARCRLATEQVQAEREAAKASRLYRLITENTTDLISRHTPDGRFLDASPASWTLLGYWPETLRGTLVQALFHEHDQQHLLDSTREALEQDGYHTMTYRIRHRDGHYLWFETASRGIRETYTGAVVEVVSVSRDITARVLAEENKRRLAEVVEANTDLVLFIDPNGQLTHLNPSALHALNIAEQQPLPPLDQLLSPSDFQHLQRSGWAAADAAGVWSAEVRLLPLGPRAPLLVSLVLLAHQGRDGEHYYSLVARDMTERELREAEQRRHQDELAHTARLVTLGELASGIAHEINQPLAAVVNYASASQRYLKALGDNPEAADKVAQGLQRINEHANHASEVIKRLRAFLRKGQRRTQALDIASVAREAMRLCQWEANSWQVTIAEQLADTLPPVYADRVLLEQVLLNLLRNAIDANREAHPGQASRIELSAAEYAGQLCVRVRDQGPGVAEGQLEHIFTPFYTSKAEGLGLGLSMSRSIIEGFGGALEAHPGEGGGLCLECRLPLLRSEDADGLDATPAK, encoded by the coding sequence ATGAATGAGATTTCCGTGCAGCTGCACAGCTGGTTGCGCATGCAGCGTGAATGCCTGCCGCTGGCGGTGCGTGCCGATGCATTGTTGCGCGCCCTGCAGGCCTGCCCGGAAGTCCGCCAGGCGTTCTATATGCGCTGGCAGGCGAGCACCGCCACCTACAGCCATGAAGGCAGTGCCGCGCATTTGCCGCCCGGCTTCGGCGATCCGTTAGACGCCAGCGATCAACTGTTATTTGCGCGTTTGCAGGAGCAGCCGCGGCTGGATTTTACAGCGTTGCGCCAGCAGCCCTGTTGGTTGGCTGGGCGAGTGCGCCGCGCTGGGCTTAATCATGGCCAGGCCTTAGCCGTGGCGTTGGATGACGACCAGTCAGGCGTGTTGCTGATTGAATTGCACGAGCAGGTAAGCAGCGACTGGCTTGGCTTGGTCCACGCGTTGCTGCTGGCCCTGCTGGCCAGCCTGCCGCAGCAAGCCCGTGGCAGCCTGTTGCTGGGCAGTGACCCGCAGCCCAGTTTGCTACTGGATATCGAGGCGCGGCCGCTGCAATTAAACGCAGCCATGCAAGCGCTGTTGGGCGAACGCTCGCTGGCGGTGCTGACGGATTTGTTGCCGGTGAATGCCGCGCAACTGGTGCGCGCCTGCCTGCAACAGGGGCGGGCGATTGAGGCGGTGGAGGCGCAACATGTCGGCCAGGTACTGATGTGGACCTTTGTGCCCGACGCGGCCGAGCAGCAGGTGCTGGCCCGCTGTCGTCTGGCTACCGAGCAGGTGCAGGCCGAGCGTGAAGCGGCCAAGGCCAGCCGCCTGTATCGCTTGATCACCGAGAACACCACTGACCTGATCTCCCGGCACACCCCGGATGGGCGCTTTCTCGACGCCTCGCCGGCCAGTTGGACGCTGCTCGGCTATTGGCCGGAAACCCTGCGCGGCACTCTGGTGCAGGCGCTTTTCCATGAGCACGATCAGCAGCATTTGCTTGATAGCACCCGCGAGGCGTTGGAGCAGGACGGTTATCACACCATGACCTACCGCATTCGCCACCGCGATGGGCACTATTTATGGTTTGAGACAGCCAGCCGAGGCATCCGCGAAACCTACACCGGCGCGGTGGTTGAGGTGGTCAGCGTGTCGCGCGATATCACCGCGCGGGTGCTGGCCGAAGAGAACAAACGGCGACTGGCAGAGGTGGTGGAAGCCAATACCGATCTGGTGCTGTTTATCGACCCCAATGGGCAATTGACCCACCTTAATCCGTCTGCTCTGCATGCGCTGAATATCGCCGAGCAGCAACCCTTGCCGCCCCTCGATCAGCTGTTGTCACCGAGCGATTTTCAGCACCTGCAACGCAGCGGTTGGGCCGCCGCCGATGCCGCCGGGGTGTGGAGCGCTGAGGTGCGTCTATTGCCGTTGGGCCCGCGTGCGCCCTTGCTGGTGTCGCTGGTGTTGCTCGCGCACCAGGGCCGTGATGGCGAGCATTATTATTCGCTGGTGGCGCGGGACATGACCGAGCGCGAGTTGCGTGAGGCCGAGCAGCGTCGCCATCAGGATGAGCTGGCGCATACTGCGCGGCTGGTCACCCTCGGTGAGCTGGCATCCGGTATCGCCCATGAGATCAACCAGCCGCTGGCGGCGGTGGTTAACTACGCCAGCGCCAGCCAGCGCTACCTCAAGGCGCTGGGCGACAATCCCGAGGCCGCCGATAAAGTGGCGCAGGGCCTGCAGCGCATTAACGAGCACGCCAACCACGCCTCAGAAGTGATCAAGCGCTTACGTGCCTTTTTACGTAAAGGCCAACGGCGGACTCAGGCGTTGGATATCGCCAGCGTAGCCCGCGAAGCGATGCGCTTGTGCCAGTGGGAAGCGAACAGTTGGCAAGTGACCATCGCCGAGCAACTGGCGGACACGCTGCCGCCGGTGTATGCCGACCGAGTGCTGCTTGAGCAGGTGCTACTCAACCTGCTGCGCAATGCCATTGATGCCAACCGTGAGGCCCATCCCGGCCAAGCGTCACGCATTGAGCTCAGTGCCGCCGAGTACGCGGGCCAGCTGTGCGTGCGCGTGCGGGATCAAGGCCCCGGCGTGGCCGAGGGCCAGCTGGAGCATATCTTTACCCCGTTTTACACCAGCAAGGCCGAGGGCTTAGGGCTGGGCCTGTCGATGAGCCGCAGTATCATCGAAGGCTTTGGCGGCGCACTGGAGGCACACCCGGGAGAGGGCGGTGGGTTGTGCTTAGAATGCCGCTTGCCGCTGTTGCGCAGCGAAGACGCAGATGGCTTGGATGCGACCCCGGCTAAGTAA
- a CDS encoding response regulator, whose translation MSQQMQQRVYVVDDDQGMLDSTVWLLESVGLRALPFTSGQLFLDACDEHSQGCVLLDVRMPGMGGLNVQEAMRARGVQMPVIFVSGHADVPIVVRAFRAGAVDFIEKPYNEQLLLDSVQQALSHAPAAVQADPRLQAIEARLASLTPRERDVLLPLVRGYTNREMAEQLDISVKTIDLYRSRVMKRMQAETLADLVGMTIAAQLVDALQLRGPRA comes from the coding sequence ATGAGCCAGCAGATGCAACAACGGGTGTACGTAGTCGACGATGACCAAGGCATGCTTGATTCCACCGTTTGGCTGCTGGAGTCGGTGGGGCTTAGAGCGCTGCCGTTTACCAGCGGGCAGTTGTTTCTCGATGCGTGTGATGAACACAGCCAAGGCTGTGTGCTGCTGGATGTGCGCATGCCCGGCATGGGCGGATTAAATGTGCAGGAGGCCATGCGTGCGCGCGGTGTACAGATGCCGGTGATCTTCGTCAGCGGGCATGCCGATGTGCCCATCGTGGTGCGCGCGTTTCGCGCCGGCGCCGTGGACTTTATCGAGAAGCCCTACAACGAACAGCTGCTACTCGACAGCGTGCAGCAAGCCCTTAGCCATGCCCCCGCAGCGGTGCAAGCCGACCCGCGCTTGCAGGCCATAGAGGCGCGCCTGGCCAGCCTGACCCCGCGCGAGCGCGATGTGCTGTTGCCGCTGGTGCGCGGTTACACCAATCGCGAGATGGCCGAGCAACTGGACATCAGCGTCAAGACCATCGACCTCTACCGTTCGCGGGTGATGAAGCGCATGCAGGCGGAAACCCTGGCGGACCTGGTGGGGATGACGATTGCGGCGCAGTTGGTGGACGCCTTGCAGTTACGTGGGCCGCGAGCTTGA